One stretch of Bacteroidales bacterium DNA includes these proteins:
- a CDS encoding ABC transporter permease, with translation MLKSYLLVTFRNLVKNRVFTLINIIGLGIALAVCIVAFFNHMFNYEFDRTHENFDSIYRVTCFRDMQGREQEYGIIPATLGLEAKKDIPGITRSARLARSGSPVKEGLDIFPSQISYVDPEFLDIFTFPVVLGDKKSIENQGNVLVSSKMAAILFGSEFPIGKSISVVDGKNREHTFTVGAVFADLPENSSFRIDILTHFDNFLSMWDVKDNDWKFWMACFFIQVNDKSLLPSINQALKQYLPVQNKAREDFKVNRYSLVPLDDVGESSRNIWSSGLFPSLHPAALVAPPIMALFILLIACFNFANTSISTFSKRLKEIGLRKTFGGQRRQLVTQFMLETFIICILALFVGLLVAEFLVPAYSSLWAYMSIEMTLTKYTFFYVFLLLLLLVTGFVAGVYPAIYVSSFSPVYVLKGASPFRGSGKLSSVLLALQFSISVMAIVLGIVFAKNAGFQKTLDLGYDRDKTIIVPVPQEYFSSFRNEIISNPKVISAEGTSHHIGYGSYRRPVKDADKRLEVDVMDIGHSYAQTMGLRLVDGRFFDELREAADINNGSIIVNQKLVNDFDWRDPVGHTITLYDTIKLTVIGVVEDFYINGVWQAVEPAMLRIITSERFGLIAVRANPEDLAAVLEDISLKWKNLKTNSVFGGRLQEDLMQEEKDINGSIMKVNIFLAVVATLLSLIGMYNLVSLDIIKRTKEMGIRKIQGAPVPVIMYLVSRKFIIVLVIASIAGSVGGYYLSIMLMDSIWDYFVDISMGMILAAVSVMFVATSITVIFKIIRAAMKNPVVSLRYE, from the coding sequence ATGTTAAAAAGCTATCTGCTCGTTACTTTCAGAAATCTGGTTAAGAACAGAGTATTCACATTAATAAATATAATAGGTCTCGGAATTGCACTTGCAGTTTGCATTGTGGCATTCTTTAATCATATGTTCAATTATGAGTTTGACCGAACTCATGAAAATTTCGATAGCATTTACAGGGTAACCTGCTTCAGGGATATGCAGGGAAGAGAGCAGGAGTATGGAATTATTCCGGCAACACTGGGGCTTGAAGCTAAAAAAGACATTCCGGGAATTACCAGATCTGCACGATTGGCCAGATCTGGTTCTCCGGTTAAAGAAGGTCTCGACATTTTTCCCTCTCAGATCTCATACGTAGATCCTGAATTTCTTGATATTTTTACCTTTCCAGTTGTTCTTGGAGACAAGAAATCAATTGAAAATCAGGGAAATGTCCTGGTTAGCAGCAAAATGGCGGCCATTCTTTTTGGTAGTGAGTTTCCTATAGGTAAATCAATTTCTGTTGTTGATGGTAAAAACAGGGAACATACCTTTACTGTTGGAGCAGTTTTTGCCGATCTGCCTGAAAATTCAAGTTTCCGAATAGATATTCTTACACATTTCGATAATTTTCTATCAATGTGGGATGTAAAAGACAATGACTGGAAATTCTGGATGGCCTGTTTCTTTATCCAGGTTAACGACAAATCTCTGCTGCCATCCATCAACCAGGCTCTGAAACAGTATCTTCCAGTACAGAATAAAGCCAGGGAGGATTTCAAAGTAAACAGGTATTCTCTTGTTCCTCTTGATGATGTAGGTGAAAGCTCAAGGAATATCTGGTCATCAGGTCTCTTTCCTTCACTTCATCCTGCTGCTCTTGTTGCACCGCCGATAATGGCACTCTTTATTCTTCTGATAGCGTGTTTTAATTTTGCAAACACTTCGATATCAACTTTCAGCAAGAGACTTAAGGAGATTGGTCTGAGAAAAACCTTTGGTGGTCAGAGGAGGCAGCTTGTAACACAGTTTATGCTCGAGACTTTCATTATATGTATACTGGCTCTGTTCGTTGGTTTACTCGTAGCAGAGTTTCTTGTTCCTGCATATAGCAGTCTCTGGGCATACATGTCAATAGAGATGACCCTGACCAAATACACATTTTTCTATGTTTTTCTCCTGCTGCTTCTTTTGGTAACCGGATTTGTAGCAGGCGTCTACCCTGCAATTTATGTCAGTTCATTCAGTCCGGTCTATGTTCTCAAAGGAGCATCACCATTCAGGGGATCAGGAAAATTGTCGTCGGTTCTTCTTGCTCTTCAGTTTTCAATTTCAGTAATGGCAATTGTACTCGGAATTGTATTTGCAAAGAATGCCGGATTTCAGAAAACACTTGACCTCGGATACGATCGCGATAAAACAATCATAGTACCAGTTCCCCAGGAATATTTCAGTTCTTTCAGAAACGAGATTATCTCAAATCCAAAAGTAATTTCTGCTGAAGGAACATCACATCATATTGGATATGGCAGTTACCGGCGACCTGTTAAGGATGCTGATAAGCGGCTGGAAGTGGATGTTATGGATATCGGACACAGTTATGCCCAGACGATGGGACTAAGGCTTGTTGACGGACGATTTTTTGATGAACTGAGAGAAGCAGCAGACATAAATAATGGTTCAATCATTGTAAACCAAAAACTTGTAAATGATTTTGATTGGAGAGATCCTGTCGGACACACAATTACTCTGTACGATACAATCAAACTTACTGTTATTGGAGTAGTTGAAGACTTTTATATCAATGGCGTATGGCAGGCGGTGGAACCGGCAATGCTGAGAATAATTACATCAGAACGATTTGGTCTTATTGCTGTAAGGGCGAATCCCGAAGATCTGGCTGCAGTACTTGAAGATATTAGTTTGAAGTGGAAAAACCTAAAGACAAATTCTGTATTTGGAGGGAGATTGCAGGAAGACCTGATGCAGGAGGAGAAAGATATAAACGGAAGTATAATGAAAGTGAATATCTTCCTGGCTGTTGTAGCTACTCTTCTGTCTCTAATAGGTATGTATAACCTTGTTTCCCTTGATATTATTAAACGTACAAAGGAGATGGGAATCAGGAAAATTCAGGGAGCTCCGGTTCCTGTTATAATGTATCTTGTAAGCAGAAAGTTCATTATTGTCCTGGTAATTGCCTCCATTGCTGGATCTGTTGGCGGATATTATTTGTCAATTATGCTCATGGACAGTATATGGGATTATTTTGTTGACATAAGCATGGGAATGATCCTGGCTGCTGTGTCAGTAATGTTTGTGGCAACAAGTATTACTGTAATATTTAAAATTATCAGGGCTGCCATGAAGAATCCCGTTGTTTCGCTCAGATATGAATAA
- a CDS encoding ABC transporter permease — translation MFTNLLIHSVRSFKRQRAYIIINVLGLSIGIACSLLIALYVINEAGYDKYNEKKDRIYRTVLNGKIGGQEVTVAFSPAVMGPTLVKEFPEVEDFLRMTGRGPTVIEYNSQTFTEEHIIEADSSFFNFFSIPVIKGDLKNLLNAPHRIVLSETTAKRIFGDENPIDKPIKIGTDSTRYIVSGVMADVPENSHFEANIISSFMTNPRSKDPIWLSNSFSTYLLLKPNSSYQTVDAKFPELMKKYVGPEVQQYMGISLEDFSAQGNKYRFYLQNLTDIHLDTTIQQEFKAATDPKYLKIFGGIAILIVLIAAINFMNLSTAQSSRRAKEVGIKKVGGSTRGMLIVQFLSESFILSFLALIFAVLIIKVTLPYFNNLLGANLSLKLISNWYTIPALLLFSLFVGLLAGSYPSMFLSSFNPYEVLKGSVKNSVRNGRLRRVLVVFQFAVSILLIIGTMIMYRQISYMLNKDVGFNKEQLIVINRAQALGTKVKAFKDAVKEIPGVVNISSSTAVPGRNNNNNGYTIEGRKDETFLLMTSWVDYNYLETYGMTLASGRSFNESFSTDKQACLINESAQKDFAITNLENTRFVTPGDSGKMTYIQVIGVVKNFNFESLRNPIGPYIMRFQNDGMLWGYITVRLTAQNYSSTISAIENKWKEFIPNNPLQYYFVDEDFEQMYIQEKQNAQMAVIFSGLAIFIAALGLFGLTSFTVEQRTKEIGVRKAMGSSVAGIYAVISREVIILVTISSLIAWPVVYYWAGKWLENFYYRINLGLFTFVAGLTIALGIAIMTISYRILRAARVNPAQSLKYE, via the coding sequence ATGTTCACAAATCTCCTGATACATAGCGTACGTTCGTTTAAACGTCAGCGTGCATACATAATAATCAATGTATTAGGCCTTTCAATAGGAATAGCCTGTAGTTTATTGATAGCTCTTTATGTTATTAATGAAGCAGGATATGATAAGTATAACGAGAAGAAGGACAGGATCTATAGGACTGTACTTAACGGGAAAATAGGGGGACAGGAGGTAACTGTAGCATTCTCTCCGGCGGTTATGGGACCTACTCTTGTGAAGGAATTCCCTGAAGTTGAAGATTTTCTCAGAATGACAGGAAGAGGTCCTACCGTGATAGAGTATAATAGTCAGACATTTACTGAAGAACACATTATAGAAGCTGATTCTTCATTCTTTAACTTCTTTTCAATTCCTGTTATAAAAGGGGATTTGAAAAACCTTCTGAACGCTCCTCACCGGATAGTGCTTTCTGAGACAACAGCCAAAAGAATTTTCGGTGACGAGAATCCAATTGATAAACCAATAAAAATAGGTACTGACAGTACCCGTTATATTGTCTCAGGTGTAATGGCAGATGTTCCTGAAAACTCGCACTTTGAAGCAAATATTATATCATCTTTTATGACCAATCCGAGGTCAAAAGATCCCATTTGGCTTAGTAACAGCTTCAGTACATATCTGCTCCTGAAGCCAAACTCATCATATCAAACTGTTGATGCTAAATTTCCTGAACTAATGAAGAAATATGTTGGTCCGGAAGTGCAGCAGTACATGGGAATTTCTCTTGAAGACTTTTCAGCACAGGGGAATAAATACAGGTTTTATCTTCAGAATCTTACTGATATACACCTAGATACAACAATTCAGCAGGAGTTCAAAGCTGCTACCGATCCCAAGTATCTTAAAATATTCGGTGGAATTGCTATACTCATTGTCCTGATTGCTGCAATAAATTTCATGAACCTATCAACCGCACAGTCTTCAAGAAGGGCCAAGGAAGTAGGAATCAAAAAAGTCGGTGGTTCAACCAGAGGAATGCTTATAGTTCAATTTCTATCAGAATCCTTTATTCTCTCATTTTTAGCATTGATTTTTGCTGTCTTAATAATAAAGGTTACACTCCCTTATTTTAATAATCTGCTTGGAGCAAATCTCAGTCTGAAGCTTATATCAAACTGGTATACAATACCTGCCCTCCTGCTGTTTTCATTGTTTGTCGGCCTGCTGGCAGGTAGTTATCCTTCAATGTTTCTCTCATCATTTAATCCATATGAGGTCCTGAAGGGCAGTGTTAAAAACAGTGTGCGTAACGGGAGACTCAGAAGGGTTCTGGTTGTTTTTCAGTTTGCAGTTTCGATTCTGCTTATTATCGGAACAATGATTATGTACCGGCAGATCAGCTATATGTTAAATAAAGATGTTGGATTCAATAAAGAGCAGCTTATTGTGATAAACAGGGCCCAGGCACTTGGAACCAAGGTGAAGGCTTTTAAGGACGCGGTTAAGGAGATCCCCGGTGTGGTAAATATTTCAAGTTCAACAGCTGTTCCGGGCAGAAACAATAATAATAACGGCTACACAATAGAAGGCAGGAAAGATGAGACTTTTCTTCTGATGACAAGCTGGGTTGATTATAATTATCTTGAAACATATGGCATGACGCTCGCTTCAGGGAGATCATTCAATGAATCCTTTTCGACTGATAAGCAGGCTTGTCTGATTAATGAGAGTGCCCAAAAAGATTTTGCAATCACCAATCTGGAAAATACCAGGTTTGTAACACCAGGTGATTCAGGAAAGATGACTTATATACAGGTTATTGGTGTTGTCAAAAACTTCAATTTTGAATCACTCAGAAACCCTATCGGACCATACATTATGCGATTCCAGAATGATGGCATGTTATGGGGATATATCACTGTAAGGCTTACAGCTCAGAATTATTCAAGTACAATTAGTGCTATTGAAAATAAATGGAAGGAGTTTATTCCGAATAATCCATTACAGTATTACTTTGTTGATGAGGATTTTGAGCAGATGTATATCCAGGAGAAACAGAATGCCCAGATGGCGGTAATATTCTCCGGGCTGGCCATTTTTATTGCTGCTCTTGGTCTTTTTGGCCTTACCTCCTTCACAGTTGAACAGCGCACTAAGGAAATTGGAGTCAGAAAGGCTATGGGATCTTCAGTTGCTGGTATTTATGCGGTGATCTCAAGAGAAGTTATTATACTTGTTACAATATCCTCATTAATTGCATGGCCTGTTGTTTATTACTGGGCAGGTAAATGGCTCGAGAACTTTTATTACAGAATAAATCTTGGATTATTTACATTTGTTGCAGGATTAACTATTGCACTTGGTATTGCTATTATGACAATAAGTTACAGGATACTGCGTGCTGCAAGGGTTAATCCCGCCCAATCACTTAAATATGAATAG
- a CDS encoding ABC transporter permease → MFKNFFRISFRNISRQKGFTLINVTGLAVGMAASLLILLWVQDEFSYDRFNEKADSIYRVEEDQFYSGKRYHVTVTPHPSGPVWKEKIPEIIEQTRINRLPRILFRQEDKVFFESAIIAADSGLFQMFTMPFINGDPATALSSPNSIVLSEKLANKYFGDIDPVGKTLNFENKFQFMVTGVMKDLPRNSIFNFEGVLPYSFLRQIGGISDSWGNNSIFTYVQLANGSVIDSVNKKLTNIVLEYTPQTTTKYVLFPFPDIHLHAQFGFDESKGPIITVYIFTLIAIFVLLIACFNFINLSTAKATTRGKEIGIKKVAGADQMSMIVQFMLESLLLIAVALIFALLLVGVSLGLFNTISGKSFTLANLFQLKFILNFLVVGILAGFISGIYPAFYLSSFNPVAVLKGENVSGKGNGRLRKVLVVIQFTMSILIAIVAIFMYKQLRFMQEKDLGFDKDNLICIQMAEAMKPKYYSLKNELLKETVIEGVTAARSNPVRIGSNSGGAWWEGKDPDKTVLIGTNAVDYDYLKTLKMELASGRDFSREFVGDMAKDTVGNFLLNEEAIKATGLTDPVGKSFRFMGIRGRIVGVLKNFHFKSADQPIEPIAFALTEPRYLSVILIRIPGGNTLESLKTVEKVWSEVIPEYPLDYSFVDQDYDSLFRAQIRLTTLLKYFTILAIIIACLGLYGLSSYSAERRTNEVGIRKVMGAGSLTVMYSLSKEFLFLVLISIVIAIPVGWILVNNMLKEFAYRIDVSYLVFAGIAGGAIVIAMLTVSFQAYKATGINPAEALKIE, encoded by the coding sequence ATGTTTAAAAATTTCTTCCGGATCTCCTTCAGGAATATCTCACGGCAAAAAGGATTCACCTTAATAAATGTTACAGGACTTGCAGTTGGAATGGCTGCTTCACTGCTTATTCTACTTTGGGTTCAGGATGAATTTAGTTATGACAGGTTTAATGAGAAAGCTGATAGTATATATCGGGTGGAAGAGGACCAGTTTTATAGCGGAAAACGTTACCATGTTACTGTCACTCCACATCCGAGCGGACCAGTCTGGAAAGAGAAGATCCCTGAAATCATTGAACAAACCCGAATAAACCGCCTGCCAAGGATCTTATTCAGACAGGAAGACAAGGTGTTCTTTGAATCAGCAATAATAGCTGCAGATTCGGGTCTTTTTCAGATGTTTACGATGCCGTTTATTAATGGAGATCCTGCAACTGCTCTAAGCTCACCAAATTCAATAGTTCTATCAGAGAAACTGGCAAATAAATACTTTGGTGATATAGATCCTGTTGGTAAGACGCTGAATTTTGAAAATAAATTTCAGTTCATGGTCACCGGAGTGATGAAGGATCTTCCCAGGAACTCTATATTTAATTTTGAAGGTGTTTTGCCATATTCATTTTTGAGACAGATAGGGGGCATAAGCGACTCCTGGGGAAATAATTCCATATTTACGTATGTACAACTTGCTAATGGATCAGTAATAGACTCTGTTAATAAGAAACTTACAAATATTGTTTTGGAATATACTCCACAGACAACTACCAAATATGTGTTGTTCCCGTTTCCGGATATTCATCTTCATGCACAGTTTGGATTTGATGAATCAAAAGGTCCGATAATCACAGTATATATATTTACACTTATAGCCATTTTTGTTCTGTTAATAGCCTGTTTTAATTTTATAAACCTGTCAACCGCAAAAGCAACTACGCGGGGTAAAGAGATAGGAATCAAGAAAGTAGCAGGCGCTGATCAGATGTCAATGATAGTACAGTTCATGCTTGAATCTCTGTTACTGATTGCGGTAGCTCTGATTTTTGCTCTTTTACTTGTTGGAGTATCACTGGGCCTGTTCAATACAATTTCGGGTAAGAGTTTTACACTCGCAAACCTTTTCCAACTGAAGTTTATTCTCAACTTTCTTGTTGTTGGTATTCTTGCTGGTTTTATTTCAGGTATATATCCTGCTTTTTACCTTTCTTCATTCAATCCGGTAGCTGTTCTTAAAGGTGAAAACGTTTCCGGAAAAGGTAACGGCAGGCTTAGAAAAGTACTTGTAGTAATTCAGTTTACGATGTCAATTCTCATTGCTATTGTGGCCATTTTTATGTACAAGCAATTACGCTTTATGCAGGAGAAAGACCTTGGTTTCGATAAGGATAATCTTATTTGTATCCAAATGGCCGAAGCAATGAAACCTAAATACTATTCTCTTAAGAATGAGTTACTTAAAGAGACTGTGATTGAGGGAGTTACGGCCGCCAGAAGCAATCCCGTAAGGATTGGCAGCAATTCAGGCGGAGCATGGTGGGAAGGCAAAGACCCTGATAAGACAGTCTTAATAGGCACAAATGCAGTCGATTATGATTATCTTAAAACATTGAAGATGGAGCTGGCTTCCGGCCGTGATTTTTCCAGGGAATTTGTTGGCGATATGGCAAAGGACACTGTTGGTAATTTTCTTTTAAATGAGGAGGCAATAAAAGCAACCGGACTAACAGATCCGGTTGGAAAAAGTTTCCGTTTCATGGGTATAAGAGGAAGAATAGTGGGTGTTTTAAAGAATTTCCATTTTAAATCTGCCGATCAGCCTATCGAACCTATAGCATTTGCTCTGACTGAACCAAGGTATCTGAGTGTTATACTGATCAGGATTCCCGGCGGAAATACTTTGGAATCGCTTAAAACTGTTGAAAAGGTATGGAGTGAGGTTATTCCTGAATACCCGCTCGATTACAGTTTTGTCGACCAGGATTATGACAGCCTTTTCCGGGCTCAGATCCGCCTTACCACTTTACTCAAATATTTTACAATTCTCGCTATTATTATTGCCTGCCTTGGACTTTATGGACTTTCATCATATTCTGCCGAGAGAAGAACTAATGAAGTTGGCATCAGAAAAGTCATGGGAGCTGGTTCCCTTACAGTAATGTATTCTCTTTCAAAAGAGTTTCTATTCCTTGTTCTGATATCAATAGTAATAGCAATTCCGGTAGGCTGGATACTTGTAAATAATATGCTTAAAGAGTTTGCCTACAGAATTGATGTCAGCTACCTAGTTTTTGCCGGAATCGCGGGTGGTGCTATTGTAATTGCAATGTTAACCGTTAGTTTTCAGGCATATAAGGCTACAGGAATAAATCCGGCTGAAGCTCTTAAAATTGAATAA
- a CDS encoding esterase has product MPARIISPELLPDGKVTFRVYSKDASKVTVAGEWQTGFNAAENLVRNDTGLFTLTVGPLKPELYGYTFTVDGVRTIDPNNVQVRRDGVNHQSYFIIPGAESDLYFQKNGVPHGTINKVWYKSAVLGFDRRVYVYTPAGYEGGTARYPVFYLLHGAGGDEDAWSNMGRAAQIMDNLIAQGKAKPMIVVMTNGNANQAGAQNEVPPVQMQGDQTVSSYQRLAGKFEEHLVKDVVPFIEKNYRTLTGKENRAIAGLSMGGGHTQTITNNNPGMFDYIGVYSMGIMNMGQQNQDAAKLEEERNAKLLKLKESGFKLYWIGCGKDDFVYNSVINLRAALDKVGLKYVYRESTGGHTWANWRIYLSEFAPQLFR; this is encoded by the coding sequence ATGCCGGCAAGAATAATATCGCCTGAACTGTTGCCCGATGGAAAAGTAACCTTCAGGGTTTATTCTAAGGATGCATCCAAAGTTACTGTTGCAGGTGAGTGGCAGACAGGCTTTAATGCTGCAGAAAATCTTGTCAGGAATGATACCGGGCTCTTTACCCTTACAGTCGGACCATTGAAACCTGAATTATATGGTTACACTTTCACAGTTGACGGTGTAAGGACAATCGATCCTAACAACGTTCAGGTAAGACGCGATGGTGTTAATCATCAGAGCTACTTCATTATACCAGGTGCTGAATCAGACCTTTATTTCCAGAAGAATGGAGTTCCTCATGGTACTATAAACAAAGTCTGGTATAAATCAGCAGTTCTAGGATTCGACAGAAGAGTCTATGTTTATACTCCTGCCGGATATGAAGGAGGAACAGCCAGGTATCCTGTATTTTATCTTTTACATGGTGCCGGTGGTGATGAGGACGCATGGTCAAACATGGGAAGAGCAGCACAGATTATGGATAACCTTATTGCACAGGGAAAAGCTAAACCAATGATCGTGGTAATGACTAATGGAAACGCAAATCAGGCAGGTGCTCAGAATGAAGTACCTCCTGTGCAGATGCAAGGCGACCAGACTGTCTCTTCATATCAGCGGCTGGCTGGTAAATTTGAAGAACATCTTGTAAAGGATGTTGTCCCATTCATTGAGAAAAACTATCGTACTCTTACTGGTAAGGAGAACCGTGCTATTGCCGGGTTATCAATGGGAGGAGGACATACCCAGACCATCACGAATAATAATCCGGGTATGTTCGATTATATAGGTGTTTACAGTATGGGCATAATGAATATGGGGCAGCAAAACCAGGATGCCGCAAAACTTGAAGAGGAGAGAAATGCAAAGCTTCTGAAGTTGAAAGAGAGCGGTTTTAAACTTTACTGGATTGGTTGCGGTAAAGATGACTTTGTTTATAACAGTGTAATTAACCTGAGAGCCGCTCTTGATAAGGTTGGACTGAAATATGTCTATCGCGAAAGCACAGGAGGACATACCTGGGCAAACTGGAGAATATACCTTTCAGAATTCGCTCCTCAATTATTCAGGTGA
- a CDS encoding carboxylesterase/lipase family protein, with amino-acid sequence MKSNRRNFIRTVGAGATGFTLGAAALTAASCASPVAKKDEDDGQVLFIGDDIAVADTQYGKVKGYILRGINYFLGIPYGADTSGANRFMPPQKPKPWTEVFPAVWWGNSAPQIIEKRYANAYSSFVDHWNYDDVSEDCLRLNVFTPAINDGKKRPVLVWLHGGGFVNGNGIEQDGYNGENFSRFGDVVYCSVNHRLGALGFTNLAGVGGDKFAASGNVGMLDLVAALEWVRDNISNFGGDPGNVTIIGQSGGGSKVTTLTAMPSAKGLFHKAVVLSGAGIKSGEKDYSEKLGAYVLKEAGLSEKQIDKLQEIPWLDYIGIANRAATKLAEDSGPAAPGIRRGFNPIVDGVYIPQHPFYPDASPTAESVPMIVCSTLNEQSPSRTDAALENITIDEVKEKIKLRAGFGAGFGDKAGEIVDSYVKTFPDKRPIEIWSMVSSNRQSLIALADAKSKQSTPVYIAWFCWQPPLFDNRMRAFHCIDICFWFYNTDLMLTHTGGGARPRKLSEKMAGSLLQFMKTGDPNGGGLPSWSAYSTANGETMVLDDVSELKNDPDREARKAFPAL; translated from the coding sequence ATGAAATCCAACAGACGAAATTTCATCAGGACCGTAGGGGCCGGAGCAACCGGTTTCACACTGGGGGCAGCTGCTTTAACGGCTGCTTCGTGCGCTTCTCCCGTTGCAAAAAAAGATGAAGATGACGGACAGGTTCTGTTTATCGGCGACGATATTGCAGTTGCTGATACACAATATGGTAAGGTAAAAGGTTATATTCTGAGAGGGATCAATTACTTCCTTGGAATACCTTATGGGGCTGATACATCAGGAGCTAACCGCTTCATGCCACCACAGAAACCGAAGCCATGGACTGAAGTCTTTCCGGCAGTATGGTGGGGTAACTCTGCTCCTCAGATAATAGAAAAAAGATATGCAAATGCCTATTCCTCTTTTGTCGACCATTGGAATTATGACGATGTGAGCGAAGATTGCCTCAGGTTAAATGTTTTCACACCTGCTATAAACGACGGGAAGAAACGACCCGTACTGGTATGGCTCCATGGAGGCGGATTTGTTAATGGTAACGGAATCGAACAGGATGGTTATAACGGAGAAAATTTCAGCAGGTTCGGAGACGTTGTGTATTGTTCTGTAAATCACCGTCTTGGTGCTCTGGGATTCACAAATCTGGCTGGTGTCGGGGGTGATAAGTTTGCAGCATCCGGAAATGTAGGGATGCTTGATCTTGTAGCTGCACTTGAGTGGGTGAGAGATAATATCTCCAATTTCGGAGGTGATCCGGGCAATGTGACAATTATAGGGCAATCAGGAGGTGGATCTAAAGTAACCACTCTCACTGCCATGCCTTCGGCAAAAGGACTTTTTCATAAAGCAGTCGTTCTTAGCGGTGCAGGTATCAAATCGGGTGAAAAAGATTATTCAGAAAAACTGGGCGCTTATGTTTTGAAGGAAGCCGGATTATCTGAAAAACAGATTGATAAGCTTCAGGAAATTCCTTGGCTAGATTATATAGGTATTGCAAACAGGGCTGCAACAAAACTTGCTGAAGATTCCGGACCTGCAGCACCTGGTATTCGCAGAGGATTTAACCCCATTGTTGATGGCGTTTATATCCCACAGCATCCGTTTTATCCCGATGCTTCCCCAACAGCAGAAAGTGTTCCTATGATAGTCTGTTCTACGCTTAATGAACAGTCACCCAGCCGCACCGACGCCGCCCTCGAGAATATCACTATTGATGAAGTGAAAGAGAAAATTAAACTCAGAGCCGGATTTGGGGCAGGATTTGGTGACAAAGCCGGAGAAATAGTCGATTCTTATGTAAAAACATTTCCTGATAAGAGACCAATCGAGATCTGGTCGATGGTAAGCAGTAACAGACAGAGCCTTATAGCTCTGGCCGACGCCAAATCAAAACAGTCGACACCTGTCTATATTGCCTGGTTCTGCTGGCAGCCTCCTTTGTTTGATAACCGGATGCGTGCCTTCCATTGCATCGATATCTGTTTCTGGTTTTATAACACCGACCTCATGCTTACTCATACAGGCGGAGGTGCACGCCCAAGAAAGTTATCCGAAAAAATGGCAGGTTCTCTCCTTCAGTTTATGAAAACCGGCGATCCGAATGGTGGCGGACTGCCATCATGGTCAGCATATAGCACAGCAAACGGAGAAACTATGGTTCTTGACGATGTCAGCGAACTAAAAAATGATCCCGACAGGGAAGCCCGTAAGGCATTTCCGGCTTTATGA